The genomic segment GCGGGTCTTTTGTGTGATGCTGTTGGGTCTGAGCGCTGCACTACTGGTCGTTGGTGTGCTACTTCCGCGCTACGTTCATGCCGACAGCAGGCTACCGCTGTCGCTGGGACAGACCACAATGGTGCTGCGTGACAACAATGGCACGGTGGGCAGCGGGGAAAGCGAATATAAGGGGGCGTTGCTCAAGCAGGTGAATACGGAGCTGATGGACCCCGTCGACGCCACCGAGGTGACCCTCCGTATTGGCATGACGCTGAGCAAAGACATTAAGGAAAGCGATCTGAATCGTTTGGTGAACGCGAAAATCTGGAGTTACCGGATGGACCGCATCACGGGGGAAGCGGTCGGGGATGCAACGTTGACGGATCAGATTGTGGGACCCACGCAAACCGTGGCCGTTGATGGTGTGTGGACGAAATTCCCCATGGATGCAGGTCAAGGCCCCTACCAAGTTTTTGACGACACCCTCCGGCAGTCCCGGCCCGCACATTTCGTGGGGGAGGAGCGGCGCGAAGGACGCACCATCCTGCACTTCCGCCAGGATATTCAACCCGTCAACGTGGCCACACTGTTTGCCGACGCCGCGAACACCACCAACTTCGCCGAACCCGATGGTGCGATGACCTCTGGATATTTATTCCACTCCGCCGTACGGGACTGGTATGTGGACCGCGCCACCGGCCTGATCATTGATGCGGAGGAGCATATTGATGATTTCTATGGCACTCGGGAAGGGGAAAAACGTGAGCAGGTCATTCTTTTCCATGGTAAGGTGACGCCGGACAGTGCTTCGACATTGATGTCGCAGGCATCGTCAGTATCTAATGGGAACTGGGTGCACACCACCAGCACGGTTCTATTGGGAGCAGGCGGCGCGCTCGCGTTTGTTGGATTGATTGGCGTCTTTGGCGCTTTCAGCCTTGGGCGTGGGAGGAGTGAGCGTGAAAGCCGACGCGAGCGTGGAAATCAGCGTGGGCGCGGGAGTCGGCGCGGCGCACGGTCATAATGTAAAGTATCCCTTTACTTTTTTGCGCTGTTGGTATAAGCTATTTCGTTGCGCTGGAACCTCCCTCCATATCGCATGTGAGACCTTGTTGCCTCGGGTTGAAAAAACTCGATTTGACAAGGTCATTCAGTGCTATCTGGGCGGCGTTTCCACAGCAGACCGTATTCTCAAATTCTAGCGGCCCGGTAGCCCACCCACCTTAGGTTGCCGACCGCGTGAGGTGCTGGAAGGACGCATCTTGGCAGTCTCCCGCCAGACCAAGTCAATGGCCGAAA from the Corynebacterium durum genome contains:
- a CDS encoding DUF3068 domain-containing protein, whose translation is MLPKSRVFCVMLLGLSAALLVVGVLLPRYVHADSRLPLSLGQTTMVLRDNNGTVGSGESEYKGALLKQVNTELMDPVDATEVTLRIGMTLSKDIKESDLNRLVNAKIWSYRMDRITGEAVGDATLTDQIVGPTQTVAVDGVWTKFPMDAGQGPYQVFDDTLRQSRPAHFVGEERREGRTILHFRQDIQPVNVATLFADAANTTNFAEPDGAMTSGYLFHSAVRDWYVDRATGLIIDAEEHIDDFYGTREGEKREQVILFHGKVTPDSASTLMSQASSVSNGNWVHTTSTVLLGAGGALAFVGLIGVFGAFSLGRGRSERESRRERGNQRGRGSRRGARS